The Mesomycoplasma ovipneumoniae genome window below encodes:
- a CDS encoding DNA-methyltransferase, with protein MDKTLKIICGDAIEELKKIESKSINLIVTDPPYNLNKDYGNNKDNLEFEEYLEFSRQWLAEAKRILKDDGTIYIFMGMRYISYIYIILEKELNMHFNSWITWFYTQGIGKTKGFSPRHDDILMFTKHKSKFTFNLDDIRIPQKFYRSINNMRGSNPGNVWQFSHMHYCNKNRKKHPTQKPEALYERMILASSNENDTVLDPFVGSGTMLRVCQQTNRRGIGIEINEEYVQMCKERLEENFTSFDSEDERIKRVPNDLNDSSIRKEYIENHKKWFLKNHQNLIKKFEDEVNEKYFHKKDD; from the coding sequence ATGGATAAAACTTTAAAAATAATTTGTGGGGATGCAATTGAAGAACTTAAAAAAATTGAATCTAAAAGTATTAATTTAATTGTCACAGATCCACCATACAATTTGAATAAAGATTATGGAAATAATAAAGATAATTTGGAATTTGAAGAGTATTTAGAATTTTCAAGACAGTGGCTTGCCGAAGCAAAAAGAATACTAAAAGATGATGGAACTATATATATTTTTATGGGTATGAGATATATATCATATATCTATATCATACTTGAAAAAGAATTGAATATGCATTTTAATTCTTGGATAACTTGGTTTTATACACAAGGAATAGGCAAGACAAAAGGGTTTTCTCCTAGACACGATGATATACTAATGTTTACCAAGCATAAAAGTAAATTTACCTTTAACTTAGATGATATAAGAATTCCACAAAAATTTTACCGTTCAATAAATAATATGAGGGGTTCAAATCCGGGAAATGTATGGCAATTTTCTCATATGCATTATTGTAATAAGAATAGAAAAAAACATCCCACACAAAAACCGGAAGCTTTATATGAAAGAATGATTTTAGCATCATCGAATGAAAATGATACTGTACTTGACCCATTTGTTGGTAGTGGAACAATGCTTAGAGTTTGCCAGCAAACTAATAGACGAGGTATAGGCATAGAAATTAATGAAGAGTATGTTCAAATGTGCAAGGAAAGATTAGAAGAAAATTTTACAAGTTTTGATAGTGAAGATGAAAGAATTAAAAGAGTGCCTAATGATTTAAATGATTCTAGTATTAGAAAAGAATATATCGAAAATCACAAAAAATGGTTTTTAAAAAACCATCAAAACTTAATAAAGAAATTTGAAGATGAAGTAAATGAAAAATACTTTCATAAAAAAGACGATTAG
- a CDS encoding restriction endonuclease: MRYEDLEFKIPIESKEYEKDSKFVIEQIINILQERKNSGDDKIIINTNLKLGLPLENINKIAGPMIEAWAVEVFSGIRNVQNNKYNLINVEAQERLGMADIILEFKKDNVKVLTGNIDVKATANDIVDSGKGPNITSFSRIRTAYVADPDYMFIVLSIKHKVYSKRNERTQLMDGIMEVVDFNAYDLKFIGDNDISYNPALGTGQIQIKDIHYVSFKRRTTWEMCQLLDKKYLHSSRRTIEDFYREAIKNKWIKL; the protein is encoded by the coding sequence ATGAGATATGAAGATTTAGAATTTAAAATACCTATAGAGTCTAAGGAATATGAAAAAGATTCAAAATTTGTTATTGAACAAATAATAAATATATTACAAGAACGAAAAAATTCTGGCGATGATAAGATTATAATAAATACAAATTTAAAATTAGGACTACCATTAGAAAATATAAACAAGATTGCAGGTCCTATGATCGAAGCATGGGCAGTTGAGGTTTTTTCTGGCATTAGAAATGTTCAAAATAATAAATATAATTTAATAAATGTAGAAGCGCAAGAAAGATTAGGAATGGCGGACATTATACTTGAGTTTAAGAAAGATAATGTTAAAGTTCTTACAGGAAATATTGATGTAAAGGCCACTGCAAATGATATTGTTGATAGTGGAAAAGGTCCTAATATTACTTCTTTTTCTAGGATTAGGACAGCTTATGTAGCTGACCCTGATTATATGTTTATAGTATTGTCGATTAAGCATAAAGTTTATTCAAAAAGAAATGAACGAACACAATTGATGGATGGCATTATGGAAGTTGTTGACTTTAATGCGTATGACTTAAAATTTATAGGAGATAATGACATAAGCTATAATCCAGCTCTAGGCACTGGTCAAATACAAATCAAAGATATTCATTATGTTAGTTTTAAAAGAAGAACTACTTGGGAAATGTGTCAATTATTAGATAAAAAATATTTGCATAGTAGTAGAAGAACGATTGAAGATTTCTATAGAGAGGCAATTAAAAATAAATGGATAAAACTTTAA
- a CDS encoding helix-turn-helix domain-containing protein codes for MISPNWETREYISLRNIERICEELNCKIEDVIKLFKMEEKQLWDMKI; via the coding sequence ATTATCTCACCAAACTGGGAAACTCGGGAATATATATCGCTTAGAAATATTGAAAGGATATGTGAAGAATTAAATTGTAAGATTGAAGATGTTATAAAATTATTTAAAATGGAGGAAAAACAATTATGAGATATGAAGATTTAG
- a CDS encoding restriction endonuclease subunit S produces MNKKPNIPLVKFKNFNSVWISDQVKNLFEISRGQSLTKNQIKTRPVERERERDRGYIYPVYSSQTENQGILGYYNEFLAQRKIIFSTHGNPGTAKFIEEKFFATSNCGILTSKKYPESTFFAIQFEKNSKKFISKSTILHLISSNVLKIELKFTPDVSEQLKISQLFETFDNLLNKLEEKIHLLKDLKNNLTKKMFTDLNSDFPLIRFKGFSQHWKTEQISDLFQTYKNKNSNNLKLISYSVSNKFGFVSQKQLFKKGGKAIFANKDNSQIITKNSFAFNPSRIQVGSLALYKNSMPGLISPMYEVFRLKKDYNSDYFLIWFKTEIFKKLMLKSTNKSVRHIFRLNEIEKYFIKVADTVEQEKICELFETFDSLIVAYEQRAKYFKNLKTSFTTKMFI; encoded by the coding sequence ATGAATAAAAAGCCAAATATACCGCTAGTTAAATTTAAAAATTTCAATTCAGTTTGAATTAGCGATCAAGTTAAAAATTTATTTGAGATTTCCCGAGGCCAATCACTAACCAAAAACCAAATAAAAACTAGACCTGTAGAGAGAGAGAGAGAGAGAGACCGCGGCTACATCTATCCGGTTTATTCATCACAAACGGAAAATCAGGGGATTTTAGGCTATTATAATGAGTTTTTGGCGCAAAGAAAAATAATTTTTTCAACTCACGGGAATCCAGGAACGGCTAAATTTATTGAAGAAAAATTTTTTGCCACTTCTAACTGTGGAATTTTGACTTCAAAAAAATATCCTGAAAGTACTTTTTTTGCAATTCAGTTCGAAAAAAACTCCAAAAAATTCATTTCTAAAAGCACAATTCTGCATTTAATTAGCTCAAATGTACTCAAAATTGAGCTAAAATTCACTCCTGATGTTAGCGAGCAGCTAAAAATTTCCCAACTTTTTGAGACTTTTGATAACCTGCTTAACAAACTTGAGGAAAAAATTCACCTTTTAAAAGATCTTAAAAATAATCTCACAAAAAAAATGTTTACTGATTTAAATTCAGATTTTCCTTTAATTAGATTTAAAGGCTTTAGTCAACACTGAAAAACTGAGCAAATTAGCGATCTTTTTCAAACTTATAAAAACAAAAACTCAAATAATTTAAAGCTTATAAGCTATTCAGTTTCAAATAAATTTGGATTTGTAAGTCAAAAACAACTTTTTAAAAAAGGTGGAAAAGCAATTTTTGCAAATAAAGACAACTCACAAATAATAACAAAAAATTCTTTTGCTTTTAATCCATCAAGAATTCAAGTTGGCTCTCTTGCTTTATATAAAAATTCTATGCCTGGATTAATTAGTCCGATGTATGAAGTTTTTAGGCTCAAAAAAGACTATAATTCTGATTATTTTTTGATTTGATTTAAGACTGAAATTTTTAAAAAATTGATGCTAAAAAGTACAAATAAATCTGTTAGACATATTTTTCGGCTTAATGAAATTGAAAAATATTTTATAAAAGTCGCTGATACTGTTGAACAAGAAAAAATTTGTGAACTTTTTGAAACTTTTGACTCACTAATTGTTGCTTATGAACAAAGAGCTAAATATTTTAAGAATTTAAAAACAAGTTTTACCACAAAAATGTTTATCTAA
- a CDS encoding putative immunoglobulin-blocking virulence protein translates to MQIFYVSKRKKYLIGAAASAIAVSFSFALNEVVNNFNWEPPLVAYSPQAPSIILKNIPNDTAFNSPVTNSEYIPVKKPEPKKIESPTPVTQPQKVEKIPPKVEIPKQVKKIAIATPKPQPTPTITRRTVTRIESTIPIPAPSASRTASSPVQSTATTTQRVQTSPRQSQPVNVSPGAIEQAKANWRLGLAASRKRTEANIASREAEIAELERQLKHEFKRYYPNGGDHEKKLFEESLRYQIWVANNYKTREDNYLKFLKQQEIEGPQFSDVEYKFIARGMTVDVNDHHGWVFVNPDDNPVTGKNGLYRQRNQSRLLSNEGWVQRNPQGIANQNYEGWDKADISSNNEWKTEIDKVAGSGSGSIKVYQYTQNAQNKHKAFKSQIIAASIDANDKNAFEKFQEFLKSNVGNKIDAVVLKNVGTTNKDQNIDKILAALPNNVQKLTLFLDDQKAINGLHALRGKKLKELELYSNQKAIDDNWAINPNAVAEVDFISFDYNNAADFHKNTPDEQIPGSILFDTLRWDKGDDEAKITEGLKLAFGSKIYQRPFQGRHGGKGGYPPKLDFSETGIKTIKNLKFEEIDQIFNDNIKNWKEDKYANQDYEGFKKLRFTDIYFAADSNSGSSITSGPSFSANVSDFEGSKYTDKLSGISQRYDNPSGRIYFRDQTGQNQQNVTFNISGTPNEDAKEQLKAFVEAVNNAYPFSKIVVDSEQIKEDLIKFYQEKTKDPKQKEASKGKFALREISVKSSSASSS, encoded by the coding sequence ATGCAAATTTTTTATGTCTCAAAACGCAAGAAATATTTAATAGGAGCAGCAGCAAGTGCTATTGCTGTTAGTTTTTCTTTTGCATTAAATGAAGTAGTAAATAATTTTAATTGAGAACCTCCTTTGGTTGCTTATTCACCGCAAGCACCATCAATAATTCTTAAAAATATACCAAATGACACGGCTTTTAATTCACCAGTTACAAATTCTGAATATATACCAGTCAAAAAACCAGAGCCTAAAAAAATCGAATCACCCACCCCAGTAACCCAGCCACAAAAAGTTGAAAAAATCCCGCCAAAAGTTGAAATTCCAAAACAAGTTAAAAAAATTGCTATTGCCACCCCCAAACCTCAGCCTACCCCAACAATAACGCGTAGAACAGTTACTCGAATCGAATCAACCATCCCAATTCCAGCTCCAAGCGCTTCAAGAACCGCAAGCTCCCCAGTTCAAAGTACAGCAACTACTACCCAAAGAGTCCAAACTTCGCCAAGACAATCTCAACCAGTTAATGTTTCACCCGGAGCAATTGAGCAAGCAAAAGCGAATTGGCGTTTAGGCCTTGCCGCTTCAAGAAAAAGAACTGAGGCAAATATTGCCTCACGAGAAGCTGAAATTGCCGAACTAGAGCGCCAGTTAAAACATGAATTTAAGCGTTATTACCCTAATGGTGGAGATCATGAAAAAAAACTATTTGAAGAAAGTCTAAGATACCAAATTTGGGTAGCAAATAATTACAAAACAAGAGAAGACAATTACTTAAAATTTTTAAAACAACAAGAAATAGAAGGTCCGCAATTCTCTGATGTTGAATACAAATTCATTGCCCGCGGAATGACTGTTGATGTTAATGACCATCACGGTTGAGTTTTTGTAAATCCTGATGACAATCCAGTTACAGGTAAAAATGGACTTTATCGTCAACGAAACCAAAGTCGTCTTTTAAGTAATGAAGGTTGAGTTCAACGTAATCCACAGGGAATTGCTAATCAAAACTATGAAGGTTGAGATAAAGCCGATATTTCTTCTAATAATGAATGAAAAACCGAAATTGACAAAGTTGCTGGCTCAGGTTCTGGATCAATAAAAGTTTACCAATACACTCAAAATGCCCAAAACAAACATAAAGCTTTCAAGTCCCAAATTATTGCCGCTTCAATTGATGCAAATGATAAAAACGCTTTTGAAAAATTCCAAGAATTTCTAAAATCAAATGTTGGTAATAAAATTGATGCTGTTGTTCTTAAAAATGTCGGAACAACAAACAAAGACCAAAATATTGATAAAATTTTAGCTGCTTTACCAAATAATGTCCAAAAACTAACTTTATTTTTAGATGATCAAAAAGCGATAAATGGCCTACACGCGCTTCGAGGCAAAAAACTTAAAGAATTAGAGCTCTATTCTAATCAAAAAGCAATTGATGATAACTGAGCAATTAACCCAAATGCCGTTGCTGAGGTTGATTTTATTAGTTTTGATTATAATAATGCCGCTGATTTTCATAAAAACACACCTGATGAGCAAATCCCAGGATCAATTTTATTTGACACACTCCGTTGGGATAAAGGAGATGATGAAGCTAAAATCACCGAAGGTTTAAAATTAGCTTTTGGCTCCAAAATTTACCAACGTCCATTCCAAGGTCGCCATGGTGGCAAAGGCGGCTATCCTCCAAAACTAGATTTTTCTGAAACAGGAATTAAAACAATTAAAAACCTTAAATTTGAAGAAATTGATCAAATTTTTAATGATAACATTAAAAATTGAAAAGAAGATAAATATGCAAATCAAGACTATGAAGGTTTCAAAAAGCTAAGATTTACTGATATTTATTTTGCCGCCGATAGTAATTCTGGATCTAGCATTACTTCAGGACCAAGTTTTTCAGCTAATGTTTCAGATTTTGAAGGTTCAAAATATACCGATAAATTAAGTGGAATTTCTCAGCGTTATGATAATCCCTCTGGTCGAATTTATTTTCGTGATCAAACTGGCCAAAATCAACAAAATGTTACATTTAATATAAGTGGTACTCCTAACGAAGATGCCAAAGAACAACTCAAAGCTTTTGTTGAAGCAGTAAATAACGCCTATCCTTTTAGTAAAATTGTTGTCGATTCAGAACAAATTAAAGAGGATCTAATTAAGTTCTATCAAGAAAAAACTAAAGATCCAAAACAAAAAGAAGCATCAAAAGGTAAATTTGCCTTGCGTGAAATAAGTGTCAAATCGTCTTCTGCCTCTTCTTCATAA